The Salicibibacter halophilus DNA window TGAAGCCCATCATTCGGATCAATGCGAAGGGCCGAAAAGACGGGATCCAAAAAACTGGCTCCCCCGATAATGTCAACGTTCACTCGGCCCTTTGCTTCTGCAGCCAGCAAAAGCTGGACCGTTTCTTCCGCAACGAGCGGATGGCCGGGTACGACGTAACGGATCCTCCCCCGGGGCGTCCCCGCTGCCCCACCAATCAGCGCCTCCGCGATCTCCTCATAAATCGGCGGAAATGAATCATGTGCTTCGTAAATCGCATCAAACGCGTCGAATTCCAATCCTTCGGATTGCAACTCGGCAACCACAGGATGATGTGCCGTGCGCGCGTATACCTTCTCTCCCTCTTTTAGCCGTCTATAAACATTCAGTGTCAGTTGCCCAAGATCTCCCGCGCCTAGTCCAATAACTTCAATTTCAGGTTTTTTCGTATCAGTCACGAAGTAACGCCCCTTTTCACTCTCGAACTTCCTGACGAACAGTATAGCATATTCCGGGGCAGCGGCTGAAAATTAGCGAAAACTCAGGCTCCTTGATCATTTCATAGCGACTGAGCGGGATCGTGTGAAATAAAGCGTGCCATCATTTTTATAACCCTCCATTAAGGGAGTTCCATGTGGGTGGACCTGGTCGTGTCCGCGCCCATAATGTCTTCCATCAAAAACAATGCGCGGGAATTTGATGCTTCATAATTGGAGGCCGTACAATCTTTCGGCACATAAATGCTATACCCCCGCATGTAAGCATCATTGGCCGTGAAATGAATGCATTTATCACCGGCTACACCGGCGAGAATGATGTTTTGCACCTTCAATTGTTCGAGCAACAGTTCCAACTGCGTTTCAAAAAATCCGGAAAACTGGGGCTTCAATATGAAATAATCGTCTTCTTCCGGCAAAACTGTTTCCGACATTTTCTTGCCTTTTGACCGCTCATCCGTACAAAATTTCACGATTCCCTGAAAACTTTGTTTCCATTGCCCATAATTATCGTTAACGTAAATAACAGGCAGGTTTTGTTCCTTCACTTTTGCCTTCAGTTTTTTTGCCTGTTTGGCAGCTTCTTCTCCTTGCGGACGCAGGAGCTCGCCTTCCGGAAAATCTAAATTATTGATAAAATCAATGAGCAGTAACGCTGTATTTGATAGCTGCACGGATACCCCTCCATTATTAGCCCCTATTCCCCTTACATAAATGAATCACGCATGATTTTCTTATTTTCTCCTCTAGCTGTATTATTAAACCCCCGTCAGAAATGCAAAAGTATTCCCTTCGGGGGCACGAGCATTTTGCGCATCGCCCTTCATTTTATCTTTCTTTCCTTTGAATACCCCTCCTTTAATCATGCCATAACACATACAACCATTTGCTAAACATGCACAAAACTTTTAAAATTACCGAAAGAAAATTCCCATTCGAGGTGAAAAAATGACCATATATACTGGAACAGGTGACGATGGAGAAACTGGGATCGTAGGAGGACGTGTTTCAAAATCAAATGTAAAAGTTGATGCGTACGGCACCATTGAAGAAGCGAACAGTTTCCTTGGATTGGCGATCGCCTTCTTAACGGAAAATGAAACCGATATCAAAACGGGGCTCATCAACGTTCAACATGCATTGTTTGATTGCGGCAGTGATTTAAGCTTCAATCAAGAAAAACATAAAAAGAACACTTATAAAATAAACAAAGAAATGGTGAACATCCTGGGGGGACTCAGAGTGCTGCCTACCTTCACGTGGGACGCACGATTGTGCGCCGCGCGGAACGGCGTGTCGTCCAGCTGGCAACCCTGGAAAGGGTCAACCCTTTTGTCCTGAAATACCTGAACCGACTTTCCGATTATTTATTTACCATCTCTCGCGTTGCAAACGCTCGCGCGAACCAACCAGATATCGAATACGAGCGCGGGGGGAAGGTATTCAGAAACATTGGGAAAGGAGAGGATGAAGAAAGGTAAGTTGCAAAACGCCGGTGCCCCATACGAAAACCGAAGCGAGCTTTGACACCGAGGCCCGGCCGCACCCTCAACAATTGCCTGAAGCAACCCTTTCATCATCCGGCTGATAAGTTTATGTGAATGAACGAACATTTCCCGGGAAATAAAATGATTTATTGGATGCACGATCTTAGCGGAGGAATTATACGTAGATACTTAGGGTCCGGCGAAAAATAACAAACGCTTTATGTCGATGGCTTCCCCCGATTTGCAGAAGAGAAGATCCAAGTAAGATGTGGCTGCTGCTGGCTAAACCCTTACACTGGAGCCGTTCGTTTTCTATTAATTTTTATAATTCTCTTCAGAAAAATAAAAGACCACCCATCCACCGAGGGGCGGCCTTCTCCAGCTATTACGTTGTCACTTTTTCTTTTTCGAAAGTAGGTTGGGGGTCGATCGGTTTAATACCTTCTCGGTTTGCAAGGAATTCCGGTCGTTTCGAAGCGTTGCTGAATGGTTCTTCCAATTGGTTTTGGATAGAGTTAAAAACGAAAAACGCATTGCTTCTCGGTAATGGGGAAATGTTGCCGGCGGACCCGTGCATGGTGTTACTTTCGAAAAACAGGACCATGCCCGCTTTCCCGGTAGCCGTTTCAATACGTTTCCCGGCTTTTTCAAACAGCTGCGTCAAACTCTCTTTATCAGGAATACCGAGCTCCTGTTTCTGCAAGGATTGTTCGTAATTGTTCTCCGGCGTTTCACCCGGGCAAGACACAAACCAGTTATGGGAGCCGGGGATAAGCATTAAAGGTCCATTATATTCGTAATTGTCGGTTAATATAATAGAGCAACTTACTGCTCTCGGCTTCGGCATTCCATCTTCCACGTGCCATGTTTCAAAATCCGAATGCCAATAAAACTCTTTGCCGCTAAAACCCGGCTTGAAGTTAATACGGGATTGGTTGATGTATACGTCACTGCCGAGCAGTTGACGCGCGGCTTTTACAATGTGTTCATTGGAAGCCAGTTTACTGAAGAAATCATTATTCTTGTGCACTTCGAAAATGGATCGGACTTCATCGCCTTCCGGCTCAGTAACGACCGTATCCGATTTTTCCCCTTTAGCATTTTCTAATGTTCGTTTCAGTTGTTCTGCCATAATATCCACTTCATCTTCCGAAAACACATCGTTCAACATGAGAAAACCGTTTTCCTCATACGCGTCGAGATCGGAAGCGTTAAGCGGTCCATCAAACTTTCCTCGATTATGAATGACCGGATCTTCACGCTTGATTAGTTTAGCCTCACTGCCTACCCTAGACGGATAAAAATCTGTACGCATTACAAACACCCCTTCATTCATTTAAGTTTGATCAACTTCCAATTCCCATGTTAATAGGTAAGGCTTATCGGCGCAAACGACTTATAAACGATGTGACGCTTCTTTCCTTCGTAAGCGATTCTGTGAAATTTTGTATTCAAAATCACCGGATTTTTTCAGCTTATAGCTGTTACTAGCACTTTCTAGCACCCTTCTTTATTATCCTAATAGTTTTTCAATTATTTTTCCCCGTATATCCAAAAATAAAAGCGCCCGTGAGGCGCTTTTTTAATGCTCTGATACTTCTACCGAGATGACATGTTCTTTATAAAAGGAAACACCGTTTTTATTGTACGTTCCGCTTTCCCCCATAAATTCGTTCTTAACTTCATTTTCACTTTCGCCTTCTTCTTGCACTTGAATCACATGCCCGTTTTTCAGTGATACTTTGACATCATAAGTGGCCATCTTTCTCATTCCTCCCGTTTAAGATATCATTATTTTACCCGCATGCAGCATTCGTCAAACGCTGCAGCTCACCCCTGTCCATCTGCCGCTCATTAAAAATCATATCAAAAATCACTAGCTTTGCATTAAAGCAAAACACTACTTGTCAAGCAAAATGACTCGAAATCCGATAAAAAATTCATGGGATTTCTGACCAAAAAATCATAAAAAAACCTTATAATGAGAGGGAACGGTGGTCCACGTCCAAATCTCTCACTATAAGGAGCTCACATGGACAAGGATACCACAACAACCACATTTAAAGAAGCCTTACACCCATTAAATATCACGAAGATATTGCAGGAATTTTTAGGCTTAGATCGATACGTTAAGAAATTTACGTTTGAAAAATGGGTCGCTTTGATGATTTTTGCCCAGATTGAGCAAATTCCGAGCGGCAAGCAGTTAGCGTTAAAACTCAACAACAAGGAAGAACTCCAAAAATGCTTGAATCTTTCTTCAATCAGTGCTTCGCAGCTTTCGCGTCGGTCTCGTACCATAGATTCCGATGTTAATCAGGCCTTATTTACCGATGTCGTGAGCCGAATGAAGCGAGAGATTCATCCTCGTGATCGCTTGCAGGTGATGAGCCCCATCTATCTTGTGGATGCTTCAATCATTCCGCTCTGCCTTTCCCTCTGTCGATGGGCGACCTATCGTCCCAAACAGGGAAAGGGCGGCCTGAAAATTCATATGAAGGTGGCTTGTCTTCCGGATGGAACCGCACCAGAGGACGCTGTTCTCAAGCCGGCCATTCATGCCGATCGTACGGAAATGAATGAGCTGATCACGGAAGAAGGCGCTCTGTACTTGTTTGATCGTGGCTACAATGATTATGAAGCCTTTGATCGGTACTGTGACCCGGACATCAATATTCGATTCATCACCCGTGTCAAAAGCAATGCAGTGTTCGATGTGATCGAAGAACTTCCGGTGAATCCGGACGGCCCCATTACCCGTCATGCTCGTATTCGGTTAGGCGGCGGGAAAAAGAAAATGAAGCATCCCCTGCGCTTAATTGAAACGCATGACAGTGAAGGCAATCTCATTCAACTCATCACAAACGACAAAGCGTATGAGACCGAGGACTTAGGCGAGCTTTATCGCAAGCGCTGGCATATTGAACTCTTTTTCAAATGGGCCAAGCAGCACTTACAAATCCAATCGTTTTACGGAACGAGCCCCAATGCTGTGTATAACCAAATTTGGATGGCATTAATCACTTATTGCTTGCTTCGGCTTCTTCAGGCACGGACAGGTTGTACACAATCGCTGTTCCATCTGTTGCTCTGTGTACGGGATAATTGCTTCAAGCCCTTCCAAGAACTGGTGAAACATCTGCATCGCAAGCCTACGCGAACGAGCAAAGGACGGCAACGATCCGACCCTGAAAGGGAATTCCGGCGGTTTGTCGAGCTTGTGGAGAAGGAGGGAATGGAAAGCGCGGAGGCTTTATATGCAGATATTCACTGTGGATAATTTTTAGAAATCATGATATCTTCTGATAATGTGGATCGTGGACGACCGCCACCACCCCCTTAGCTTTTTTTCAAAAAACATCCAGAAGTATATATCTGAATATGCGTAATAATATGTTAATAAATTCAGAGAGCACTTGACATTTCTTAGTGGATTTTATGCAACGCTAATGATCAAAAATTATGATTTCCAAGCATCCCCTCTTCTCAAAGCGAATAATCATGTGGTAATATTGCGTTACATCAAGAATATAGCCCCCAATGCGCAAAATCTATTCAAAGAAAGGGATGACAAAACAAGCAAGTACAATCACCTGTTTTTGCACATGAATAGTAAGAATAATACAAGAAATGAGAGGAGGAACATTATTATGTTGATTTATACAAAGGGACGGGAACTTCTCGAGAAAGACCTTATCGAACAGGAAAAGGCACAGGCAGGTGAAAACATTCGGGAAAATGCGCATAAAATAAAAACTACGAAGTCCAAACGTCAGAACAAAAAATTCAGACGCTTTTTCCGCAAAATAAATAAATAAATAACCTCCATGATGTGGTGGATTCGGTAACCTAATACCTTGCCCGATAAGCTGAATTTACCTTCGCAGACATACTGACTCTACCACATCATTCTAAACGCTCGCTCTTTAAATATCTTAATATTCGTGAAAATAACCAGTGAATGCGAAGCAGGCCCAATGACGAGCCTGCTCCAAGTATGATATTTGGGGTCAAGCTTTATGTTATTAGCTCATGATACTGGAACAGCCGGCATCTTGTAAAGAGCCCGTCGGCTGTTTTTTGCACGATCAGAATATAAGAAAAACGAAGGCTTCCGCCATTTAGACTTGGCGGAAAGCCAAGTTTTTTTATTCTAGGAATATAAGAAGGCAGCGTTAGAGAGAAAGAGGCTCATGGTGATGTTTATTGCTCCATCTGTCTCGCGAGAAAACCGGCAGCGGTCTCAATGAGCGTACGGGCAACCTGTTCATCCGGAGCCTGATCTTTTGCTACCATGACAACCGCTCCAATCGGGTCGCCATTTGCAATGATCGGCGCAACGACATACCCTTGCATTGCATCGCGATGGTCACTGACAAGGTTGTATTCCCCATGTTCAAATTCTGCCATCGTTTGTCTTTTGTTGATTGCATTTTCCACAATATCACCAATGCTTTTGTGGGCATAATCTTTCTTGGATCCCCGGATACAGCAATGTAAGAATCACGGTCGGCAACGAGGATCGGATGTCCCAAGCTATCATACAATGCTTCGGCATACTCCTTCGCAAAATCACCGAGCTCGGAAATAGGGGAGTATTTCTTTAAAATCACTTCCCCATCCCGGTCGACAAAAATCTCCAATGGGTCTCCTTCACGTATGCGAAGCGTTCTCCTTATTTCTTTTGGAATGACCACCCGGCCCAAATCATCGATTCGACGGACAATACCAGTAGCTTTCATGCAGATGCCTCTCTTTCTTGGATGAATTTTCTTTTAGAGGTTGTTCAAAAAGGAAGGAAAAATAGAACTTGCTCGCGGGTCCACTTTCTGTACTCGTACCGCTATCGGGTCGCTTCCCTCTTTTCGAACACTTCGTGATTACTGGTAGTATCCGTCATCCAAAAAAGAACTATTCACCCATAATAAAAGAAATTTTACATACGCACACCGCACCTGGCAAAATCAGCATTCATCTGTATAGCGCAGGAAAATAAGGAATCCAACCCAAAGCCGCAACAGACCGCATGAAAACGTCATGCAGTCTGTGTTTGGTCGCTTTAACTAACGATGGCTCACATTCTGTTTTCACGAAGAAACCGATTCTGACATATAATCTTTCCTCACTTCCGGAATCCGGGCGAGAATACGTTCAAGCAAAGAGACATAAACCGCTGAAGATAACCGTTTGGCATGGATGATCAGTTTAATTTTCTTCCCTTCGGTTCCGACAACGACATCTCTGCCCAACTCATTGACGAATTTAAATAACAAGGCTCCGTCGATCCCATCGGATGTTTCTTCTGAAAGCATAATCGTGCATTTGCCGCTGCTTTCCGAAATCGACTCTACCCCTTCTTGCTGGGCATAAAGTTTAATCCTTGAAATGGAGAACAGGGAACGAACTTCATCCGGATATTCGCCGAAACGATCGATCATTTCATCGTCTAAATCGCTTAAATCGTCAAACGTTTCTATGCCGCGAAAACGTTTGTACATTTCAATTTTTTGTTTGGCATCTTTGATATAATCCTCCGGAAGATAAGCTTCTACTTTCACATCCAGTTCGATATCGGAATGCTCCGTTCCTGCTTTTTCTTGTCCCTCTTTGCGATTATCAATCGCTTCCTTCAGCATTTGCGAATACATGTCGAAACCTACAGAGTCAATGTAGCCATGCTGCTCGGCTCCCAACAAATTCCCGGCTCCCCGGATCGATAAATCCCGCATGGCGATTTTAAAACCAGACCCGAGTTCCGTAAATTCTTTAATCGCTTGTAAGCGCTGCTCTGCAACTTCCGTAAGCACTTTATCCCGCTGATATGAAAAATAGGCATAGGCGACCCGATTTGAACGCCCGACCCGGCCACGGATTTGGTAAAGTTGGGAAAGCCCCATGCGATCGGCATGATTGATAATCAATGTGTTTACGTTCGGGATATCAACACCGGATTCAATAATGGTTGTTGTTACCAACACATCTTTATGCCCTTCGAGAAAATCGATCATGACCGCTTCCAATTCTTGCTCCTGCATTTGACCGTGGGCATAAGCAACTTCGGCTTCGGGGGCGAGCATGGAAATCTGCTCGGTCATTCGTTCAATATTATCTACACGGTTATGCAAAAAGAACACCTGCCCGCCGCGGCTTAATTCACGTTCAATCGCTTCCTTGACGAGAGACGGATTGTATTCAAGCACGTACGTTTGCACGGGAAAACGATTTTCCGGCGGGGTTTCAATAAGGGATAAATCACGTACTCCGAGCATTGACATATGAAGCGTTCGCGGGATCGGAGTCGCGGTAAGCGTGAGCACATCAATATTGGCTCGCAACTGTTTAATCTTTTCTTTGTGTGTCACCCCAAAACGTTGTTCTTCATCGACGATCAATAAACCGAGATCCTTAAATTTAATGTCTTTGGACAGCAACCGATGCGTTCCGATCACTAAATCAAGTCCGCCGGTTTTTAACGAACGAAGGGTTTCGTTTTGTTGTTTGCGCGTGCGAAAACGGTTAAGAAGCCCAATGTTGATGGGATAATCGGAAAAACGTTCGGAAAATGTGTCAAAATGCTGTTGGGCAAGGATCGTCGTCGGAACGAGCAGCGCTACTTGCTTCCCGTCCATAATCGCCTTGAAAGCAGCGCGTATGGCAACTTCCGTTTTCCCATAACCCACGTCCCCGCATAAGAGACGATCCATCGGACGTTCCCGCTCCATATCTTCTTTAATTTCACTAATCGCCCTTAACTGATCCTCGGTTTCCTGGTAAGGAAAAGCTGATTCAAAATCTCGCTGTTCCTGATCATCCGCGGAAAAAGCATACCCTTGGGATGCCTCGCGCTCCGCGTACAGCTTAACGAGATCATCCGCAATATCCTCAACGGAAGACTGTACTTTCCTTTTGGTTTTTTTCCAATTTTGCCCTCCAAGTTTATGAATCTTGGGATCTTTATCCTCGGAACCGACATATTTTTGTACTTGGTCAATTTGCTCTACCGGGACGTACAATTTGTCATTTCCTGCATATGAAATATGGATATAATCCTGATGCAGTCCGTTAACAGCCAATGTTTCGACGCCTAAGTACTTTCCAATTCCATGCTCGGCATGAACGACAAGGTCTCCTACGTGCAGCTCGGAGTAACTCTGAATACGTTCTGCATTTGATAGTTTTTGCTGTCTCCGCTTACGAGTAACCTTTTTCGTGAATGTCTCCCGTTCCGTTATAACGGCAAGTTGGTCGAAGGGAAGTTCGAAGCCGTTGTGTAAATCCCCCTCCATGATATACGCACGCCGATTTTGCAATTCCGTATCACGAGCCACCAATTCCGCGTCGATCTCATAATCGCTCAAGATATGTTGCAAACGACGGCCTCGCTCTTCATCGGCAGCCATAAAAACAACCGTAAAATCCCCGTTCATCCATCGTTTTATTTCTCCCTGCAATACAGGCATCTGTCCGTGAAATTGCTGCATAGCCTTACAGTTAACATTAACGATGTTTTGCGGTTGAGTAGCCGGGACACTCCGCAAAAACAATGAAAAGTAGATGATTTGCTGCCGAATAGCCTTTAGCACATCTTGGAAAGATTCAGACACTCGTATCCCGCGCGGGGCATCTCCTTGTTCCAATAACGCCACTTGCCAATTTGCTTCTTCTTGATCCAATTGTTCTGCTGTTTCCTGCACACGACTAATTTCATCAAACAATACAAGCGTATTTTCAGGCAAATAGTCCGAAAGTGTATTTACTTCCGTATAAAAATACGTCATGTATTTATATAGGCCCTGAAAGCGTATCTGCTCTTTTAATTGATCGCGCTCATGCGACAATTTCTGCCTCAATAGATCCTTCGTTTCCGCGTCTTTCACTTGTTTCATGGTCTCGTCCAAATTTGCATCCAAGTTCTCGTATGCTTGCTTCCAATGTTCATCAAACAAAACAACTTCATCTGCCGGACCGATCTGAACATGGCGTATTCTTTCCAACGAACGCTGATCTTCCGCATTAAAGTAACGAATGGATTCAATTTCGGTATCGAATAAGTCAATACGGAGCGGATGTTTTTCGGTTAACGGATAGACATCAATGATCCCCCGCGCACGCTAAACTCTCCGGGCGCGGAAACCATGTCTACACGTGAATACCCCATCGAGGAAAAACGCTGTAACAAGTCTTCAACATCCAAGTCATCTTGCTCATGAAGGGATATTTGACTCTTTCCCCAAACCGCTTTTGGCGGCAGCAACCGTCTAAGGCCTGCAATTGGCACGATCACTATCCCTTGAAAATCAGTAAAAAGCGCATTCATAACCTCCATGCGCTGTGCTCTCATTTCCGGGCTGGCAACCGCAATTTCTGCGGATATCAACTCGTTCACAGGGTATAAATATACATTTTCTTCTCCAAGTAAATCACTTAAATCCTCTTGCCATTTTTGGGCTTGCAATAAATTATAGGTAACAAGCACTTGCGGTTTTCGTCCCATATGATAAAGCGCAGATGACAGGATCGTTTTCGCGGATCCGCTCAAGCCTGTCAACAATTGTTCGTGCAACCCATTTTCCAAGCCATCTTCTATGCTCTCAATATGCTTATTCTCCACCAGCTTCTGTGCAATCGCCTTCATGAGCGCGATTCCTCCCCTGCTTCAACTCATTTCTCTCCGTATGGCGAGATCGAAACCAGATGACGATTCACCCATCTTTTTTCAAACTATTCTTAAACGTATCTTTCCGTGAATCTCTCGGAGAACGTCCGAAAAAGCTCTGGAGAACGTCCAAAGCCTTTCTTTTAAGTCATCTAATGAACCCAACGATTTTGTTCATGAAGCTCGGGGTTCAGTGCTGTTGCCTCATGACAGGATTCACAGAGAATGTCCACATGGACATGACCCGCTTGATCCACTTGCATCATTTCTTCTTGCTCTCGCCGAGAGAGGACCTCAAACCCAAGATCCCGCTGCTTTGCCTCTGACGTTGAAATGGTGCCTATCTCCGTTCCACATTGCCTGCATTGATAATAAAAGGCCATCAACAGCCGTGCTCCTTTCCGTTCACACTTACCTATAGTGTCAACGATTGAAAACGGAGATATACACACATCCGGTTGTGGGAGGCAAGAGGTGGGATGTGAGTTTTAATTGTATTGATTCATGACGTGATCAAAATCGTTTTCCGTCCAAGTTTTGCAAGCTTTTGTAACATCCAGTCGCACTTGTTCCATATCCGAACGCTCTTCTTTGTTAAAACGGTCAAGCACATGTGCCGTTACCGATTTCCCTTCGGATGGCCGACCTATGCCAATTCGCACGCGGTTAAACGTCTTCGTCCCCGCATGATCAATAATGGATCGGAGACCATTGTGCCCTCCATGTCCGCCTGTTTTCCGAAACTTCACCGTTCCAACGGGCAAATCAAGTTCATCATAAATAATGAGGATATTCGCCGGATCGATGTCAAAATAATCCATCACCGCCCGAACAGATTGCCCGGATCGATTCATATACGTTAATGGTTTTAATAACAAAATACGTTCCCCGTTAACGGTCCATTCATTATATTCACCATGGAACGTCTTATGTTTTTTTAACTTGACGCCCAATTCTTTTGCTAGATCATCCATCACCATAAACCCAATGTTATGGCGTGTCTTTGTATATTTTAACCCGGGATTGCCGAGTCCAACAAGTAATTTCAAATGTAAACCTCCTTAAAGGAGTGCCCCAACCTCACAGATAAATTATCTCCCTCAGATAAGGAGATCGGCTAAAAACCGTCCGTACAATGCTAACACTAGTGACGTAGATGTCAGTCCCCCCAGTAAGCCCTTTTTCAGGAAGCAAAGCGAATGCTCATCCGATATCTGGTTTCCGGAATTACCTCCGGGACTAATCGTGTAAAAAAGGCATAACCTTTAGGCTATGCCTGTTCACTCCGCGCTTCTTATTACTGGTCTTCGTTTGCGTCTTCGCTTTCTTCACTGTCTACGAGTTCAGGCTCTTGTTCGTCGCCGCCTTCGGATTCAGGTTCCTCCTCGGTCGGCGGGAGAACTGCAACGATCGTTTCTTCCGCTTCGCTGCTGAATTCATAGTTTTGGCCAGCTGTTAAGTCGCCCACTAAGATGGAGTCATTAATATTAAGCTCACTGACATCAACATCAATTTGTTCCGGAATATCCCTCGGGAGCGCGCGAACCGAAACTGTATAAAGCATATGGGAAAGCACTCCGTCTTCGGATTCGCCCGGTGCGTCCCCAACAAGGTTGACCGCGACCTCGACATCCATCTCGGAAGTCATATCCACTGCAAAAAAATCAATGTGTGTGTTGTGCCCTTTTATAACATCTTGTTGCAAATCATGCACCATCACTTGATGTTTGCTTCCATCATTGATCGTTAAATCAATAATTCCGTTCCGCCCTACCTGACGCAACATCTTCGTGAATGCAATGCTTGGAACATACACGGGTGTGCTATCTGTTTCCTTTCCATACAAAACAGCCGGCACAAAGCCTTCAGCCCTTAACTTTCGTGTTTCGGAACGACGCAAATCTTCTCTTTTATTCGCTTCTAATATTGCCATACTTTCACCTCAACTATTTTTCGTAATCATATGTTATTACGCGTACAAGCGTTAATTTTTCTCTCTCAATGGAAGCACACGCACTCTAATACGATATAATAGCATTAGATGGGGATCTATGCAACATGTTTTAATTGAAAAGAGAACTCACCGATGTTTGTTCGTGCACCCGTATAATTGCATCTGCGATTAACGAACCGACAGATAGCTGGGTAATCTGCGGGATTTGTTTTTCCTCGGGGAGGGCAATCGTATTGGTGACCACCAGTTCCTCGAGTTTCGATTCTTGAACGCGTGATATCGCTGGCCCGGACAGGACCGGATGCGTGCAGGAAGCATACACACGCTGCGCCCCTTTCTCAATAAGCGCTTCTGCCGCCAATTGAAGCGTTCCGGCTGTATCGATAATGTCATCAACAATAATGGCGGTTTTTCCTTCAATTTCCCCGACGATATTCATGACTTCCGCGACGTTCGGACGCGGGCGACGCTTGTCAATAATGGCAATCGGCGCGTCCAAGCGATCGGCCATCTGCCTGGCCCGCACAACCCCTCCGTGATCCGGGGAAACAACCACAATGTCCTCCAGGTTTTTCTCTTTAAAATAAGAGGCAAAGCGCGGTGTTGCCAACAGCTGATCAACCGGAACATCAAAAAAGCCCTGGATTTGCGAGGCGTGTAAATCGAGGGTTAAAATTCTCGTTGCTCCTGCATTTTCTAGCAAATTAGCAATCAGTTTGGACGTGATCGGTTCTCTGGAACGTGCCTTTCGGTCTTGACGC harbors:
- a CDS encoding anti-sigma-F factor Fin, with amino-acid sequence MAFYYQCRQCGTEIGTISTSEAKQRDLGFEVLSRREQEEMMQVDQAGHVHVDILCESCHEATALNPELHEQNRWVH
- a CDS encoding IS4 family transposase gives rise to the protein MDKDTTTTTFKEALHPLNITKILQEFLGLDRYVKKFTFEKWVALMIFAQIEQIPSGKQLALKLNNKEELQKCLNLSSISASQLSRRSRTIDSDVNQALFTDVVSRMKREIHPRDRLQVMSPIYLVDASIIPLCLSLCRWATYRPKQGKGGLKIHMKVACLPDGTAPEDAVLKPAIHADRTEMNELITEEGALYLFDRGYNDYEAFDRYCDPDINIRFITRVKSNAVFDVIEELPVNPDGPITRHARIRLGGGKKKMKHPLRLIETHDSEGNLIQLITNDKAYETEDLGELYRKRWHIELFFKWAKQHLQIQSFYGTSPNAVYNQIWMALITYCLLRLLQARTGCTQSLFHLLLCVRDNCFKPFQELVKHLHRKPTRTSKGRQRSDPEREFRRFVELVEKEGMESAEALYADIHCG
- the pth gene encoding aminoacyl-tRNA hydrolase, translating into MKLLVGLGNPGLKYTKTRHNIGFMVMDDLAKELGVKLKKHKTFHGEYNEWTVNGERILLLKPLTYMNRSGQSVRAVMDYFDIDPANILIIYDELDLPVGTVKFRKTGGHGGHNGLRSIIDHAGTKTFNRVRIGIGRPSEGKSVTAHVLDRFNKEERSDMEQVRLDVTKACKTWTENDFDHVMNQYN
- the thpD gene encoding ectoine hydroxylase, with protein sequence MRTDFYPSRVGSEAKLIKREDPVIHNRGKFDGPLNASDLDAYEENGFLMLNDVFSEDEVDIMAEQLKRTLENAKGEKSDTVVTEPEGDEVRSIFEVHKNNDFFSKLASNEHIVKAARQLLGSDVYINQSRINFKPGFSGKEFYWHSDFETWHVEDGMPKPRAVSCSIILTDNYEYNGPLMLIPGSHNWFVSCPGETPENNYEQSLQKQELGIPDKESLTQLFEKAGKRIETATGKAGMVLFFESNTMHGSAGNISPLPRSNAFFVFNSIQNQLEEPFSNASKRPEFLANREGIKPIDPQPTFEKEKVTT
- a CDS encoding ribose-phosphate diphosphokinase, with amino-acid sequence MSMYNDPTLKIFTLNSNPKLAEEIVKHVGVELSETSVKRFSDGEVQVNIEESIRGCDVYLVQSTSEPANEHLMELLIMIDACKRASAKTVNVVIPYYGYARQDRKARSREPITSKLIANLLENAGATRILTLDLHASQIQGFFDVPVDQLLATPRFASYFKEKNLEDIVVVSPDHGGVVRARQMADRLDAPIAIIDKRRPRPNVAEVMNIVGEIEGKTAIIVDDIIDTAGTLQLAAEALIEKGAQRVYASCTHPVLSGPAISRVQESKLEELVVTNTIALPEEKQIPQITQLSVGSLIADAIIRVHEQTSVSSLFN
- a CDS encoding cysteine hydrolase family protein; translated protein: MQLSNTALLLIDFINNLDFPEGELLRPQGEEAAKQAKKLKAKVKEQNLPVIYVNDNYGQWKQSFQGIVKFCTDERSKGKKMSETVLPEEDDYFILKPQFSGFFETQLELLLEQLKVQNIILAGVAGDKCIHFTANDAYMRGYSIYVPKDCTASNYEASNSRALFLMEDIMGADTTRSTHMELP
- a CDS encoding 50S ribosomal protein L25/general stress protein Ctc; this translates as MAILEANKREDLRRSETRKLRAEGFVPAVLYGKETDSTPVYVPSIAFTKMLRQVGRNGIIDLTINDGSKHQVMVHDLQQDVIKGHNTHIDFFAVDMTSEMDVEVAVNLVGDAPGESEDGVLSHMLYTVSVRALPRDIPEQIDVDVSELNINDSILVGDLTAGQNYEFSSEAEETIVAVLPPTEEEPESEGGDEQEPELVDSEESEDANEDQ